Part of the Mycolicibacterium mengxianglii genome is shown below.
CCCGGGGCGGTTCGTGCTCGGACTGGGTGTCAGCCACGCTCCGCTGGTCGAGCACGCCATGGGCGGTTCCTATGCCAAGCCGTTGGCCACCATGCGGGGTTACCTCGAGCGGATGGCGGCCCTGCCCGAACAGATCGAACCCGGTGTGGGCCGCCCGGTCCGGCTGCTGGCGGCGCTGGGTCCCAAGATGATCGAACTGTCCGGTGAGCTCGCCGACGGCGCGCACCCCTATCTGGTGACCCCCGAGCAGACCGCGACCACCCGGTCGATCCTCGGCCCGGACAAATGGATCGTCTCCGAGCAGGCCGTCGTCGTCGGCGGTTCGCAAGAGCAGCAGTTGCAGTACGCCCACCAGCATCTGGACGTCTACAGCGGCCTGCCGAACTACCGCAATTCGTGGCTGCGTCAGGGTTACGACGAGTCCGACCTGGTGCGCGGCGGCTCCGACCGGCTGGCCCGGGGCATCGTCGGGCTGGGCTCGGTCGAGGATGCCGCGGCGAAGGTCAGCGCGCATCTGGACGCGGGAGCCGACCACGTGGTGGTGCAGGTGCTCGGCGACAACCCGATGGCGGA
Proteins encoded:
- a CDS encoding LLM class F420-dependent oxidoreductase — protein: MTSNERARIDFPARVGVWWASETWSIIDAQQVARDIEELGYGSLFIPEVAGKECLTQSAAFLSATDRLVVGTGIANIHVRLPSAAESGARTLTALHPGRFVLGLGVSHAPLVEHAMGGSYAKPLATMRGYLERMAALPEQIEPGVGRPVRLLAALGPKMIELSGELADGAHPYLVTPEQTATTRSILGPDKWIVSEQAVVVGGSQEQQLQYAHQHLDVYSGLPNYRNSWLRQGYDESDLVRGGSDRLARGIVGLGSVEDAAAKVSAHLDAGADHVVVQVLGDNPMADPRPALRELAAVLNPASA